One stretch of Pseudoramibacter sp. DNA includes these proteins:
- the grpE gene encoding nucleotide exchange factor GrpE, whose amino-acid sequence MAEEEKKQQTAAEEEKQQEKQSPEKEEASSEVKETQQEAPEKEEEKATEKESKEDAKTAALMDQMMRLQADFANYKKRTSREKAEIAAYTTEGLLKKLLPIIDNLERALAATENEDGSKELATGIQMVYKELMKTLKDEGLKEIEAEGKPFDPKYHHGVAIGNEEDVDDQVVLDVFQKGYMYKDKVIRAAMVRINQK is encoded by the coding sequence ATGGCGGAAGAAGAAAAGAAACAGCAAACGGCTGCTGAAGAAGAAAAGCAGCAGGAAAAGCAGAGCCCTGAAAAAGAAGAAGCGTCATCGGAAGTGAAAGAAACGCAGCAGGAAGCGCCTGAAAAAGAAGAAGAAAAAGCAACCGAAAAAGAATCGAAAGAAGACGCGAAAACGGCGGCGCTGATGGATCAGATGATGCGTCTCCAGGCTGATTTTGCCAACTATAAAAAGCGGACCAGCCGCGAAAAGGCGGAAATTGCCGCTTACACCACAGAAGGTCTTCTGAAGAAGCTTTTGCCGATTATCGACAACCTGGAAAGAGCCCTGGCCGCCACCGAAAACGAAGACGGCAGCAAGGAACTGGCCACAGGGATTCAGATGGTCTACAAAGAACTCATGAAGACCCTCAAAGACGAAGGCCTCAAGGAAATCGAAGCAGAAGGCAAGCCCTTTGATCCGAAATACCATCACGGCGTCGCCATCGGCAACGAAGAAGATGTGGACGATCAGGTGGTGCTGGACGTTTTCCAGAAAGGCTACATGTACAAAGACAAAGTGATTCGGGCGGCAATGGTCCGGATCAATCAGAAATAA
- the hrcA gene encoding heat-inducible transcriptional repressor HrcA: protein MSIIKPRKKKILEAVIRDYINTAEPVGSRTLSRRYDLGVSPATIRNEMSDLEEMGYLMQPHTSSGRIPTQKAYRYYVDEIMQIKKLAETMRRDIHKGYLQAGPEIESAVSLTANVLSKLTNYTAVVLAPRVSRFNCKHLQIIPLIRNRVLVVMVTIEGIAKNIEVNLSAEVDDAMALKMSNVLNSILKDVAFQNFGTDLIDSISELTPVEKQLLDELVPTIRDALLESETDVTASGFKNLLNYPEFNSVDKIKNLVDVVEAKPLLAKVMIDGAEKDEHNNRVIHVSIGDENDNQHLKEFSIITSTYEREGLPVGAFGVIGPTRMNYSQVSSILDAIREELNANIMKLLK from the coding sequence GTGAGTATCATAAAACCGAGAAAGAAGAAAATTCTAGAAGCCGTAATCAGAGATTACATCAACACGGCGGAACCGGTAGGCTCCAGAACATTGTCGAGAAGATATGATCTGGGCGTAAGTCCGGCGACGATCCGAAACGAAATGTCTGATTTGGAAGAGATGGGTTATTTGATGCAGCCACACACCTCTTCAGGCAGGATTCCGACACAGAAAGCCTACCGCTATTATGTGGACGAAATCATGCAGATCAAGAAACTGGCTGAAACCATGCGCCGGGATATTCACAAAGGTTATCTGCAGGCCGGGCCGGAAATCGAATCGGCGGTGAGCCTCACGGCCAACGTGCTGTCGAAGCTGACCAATTACACGGCGGTCGTTTTAGCGCCGCGGGTTTCCCGCTTCAACTGCAAGCATCTGCAGATCATTCCGCTGATCCGAAACCGTGTGCTCGTCGTCATGGTGACCATCGAAGGGATCGCAAAGAACATCGAAGTCAACCTCTCTGCGGAAGTGGACGACGCGATGGCCCTGAAGATGTCGAACGTTCTCAACAGCATTTTAAAAGATGTGGCTTTTCAGAATTTCGGCACCGATCTCATCGACTCCATCAGCGAGCTCACGCCGGTTGAAAAACAGCTCCTCGACGAGCTGGTGCCGACGATTCGGGATGCCCTGCTTGAATCCGAAACCGATGTGACAGCGAGCGGCTTTAAGAACCTGCTGAACTATCCGGAATTCAACAGTGTCGACAAGATCAAGAATCTGGTCGACGTCGTAGAAGCCAAACCGCTCCTCGCAAAGGTGATGATAGACGGTGCAGAAAAAGACGAACACAACAACCGCGTCATTCACGTTTCCATTGGGGATGAAAATGACAACCAGCATCTCAAAGAGTTTTCGATTATCACATCGACTTATGAACGAGAGGGTTTGCCCGTGGGCGCATTTGGTGTCATCGGGCCGACGCGGATGAATTATTCGCAGGTGTCTTCCATTCTCGATGCGATTCGAGAGGAATTGAATGCCAATATCATGAAGCTGCTCAAATAG